The genomic window GAGATTCGCCGCGAATTTCAGCCCGGCGACGGCTGGACGTGGCTCCAGGGCGACGCCCCCGGCGAAGGGCACCTGCTCGGCGGCTGCGTGGAGATTCTGGACATGCTCAGCGGCACGCCCGGCGAACTGCCGCCCGAGCTGTGGCACGGCGCGGTGATGGCGCTGGAAACAAGCGAAGACGTGCCCAGCCCCGCGCAGGTGGGCTACTGGCTCCGCAACTGGGCGGCCAAGGGCGTCTTGCAGCGCCTCAGTGGGCTGCTGCTCGCCCGGCCCCGTGACTACACGCCGGAGATGACCGCGCAGCTTTATGTCTGGGTGCGCCGGGTGCTGAAGGAAGCGGGGCGCGAAGACCTGCCCGTCGTCGCCAATGTGGATTTCGGTCACACCTCGCCCCAGCTCACGCTGCCGCTGGGCGCACAGGTGCGACTGGACCCGGTGGCAGGGCGGGTCACAGTTTGGCCCTAACCCCCAGAATCAGGGAAACGCGGGTTTCCCCGGCTGCCAGCCGCCCTCCGGCCCCCCGGCCCAGTGCCACTGCCCGCCAGCAGGTCTGAGGTCCAGCGCCGCGCGAATGTCGGCCAGCGGCACCCGGCGGGCGAAGCGGGTGCGGGCGTGCCACGCGGCGAGCGCGTCGGCCCCCGCCTGTGAGGACAGACCCACTCCACGCACGGCAGCGGTAGCCCGGTTCACCGCGAGGTCAAACAGCGTGTCCGGCACCGCCCCCGCCGCGTCTTCCCCCGCCGGATTCGGCTCGGAGAGGGCGAGAAAGGGACGCTCCTCGGGCACCTAAGCGCTCCGCACCCGGCCCGCGAGCGCGGCGAGTTGCCCGGCGTGCCACACGCTGTGGCGGGCATTCAGACGCAGAAGTTCGGCCACTGTCATGGTCTGCTCGCTGTAGGTGAGTTCGGTGGACAACTGCTCGGGCGAGAGCTGCCGCGTTTGCTCCACTTCCCAGCCCATCAGGCGGCGCAATCCGGCGTCGTCGGGGGGTGGGAGGTCGCCCGTCGCCCCAGCAATGGCGGCCCAGTACCCCCGCTTGGTCTGTGTCAGGTGGGTGGTCAGCCAGCCGATACGCGGGTGAGTTGCCCCGTCCACCATGTCCAACGCACTCTGCACACTTTCCCAGGGGGCACTGTTGGCCTCCTGAAGCAGCAACGCGAGGTCGGCGGCATTCATGCCTGCCTCAACGCAGCAGACGGTAGCCGTCGCCGTCGCGCTGAAGTTGCCCGCGTTCGAGCATCCGGCCCGTCACCTCGCGGGCCTGCTCGAAGCTCAGTGGGCTTTTTTCTTCCAGGTCACGCAGGGTGAAGTGCCCGCCGCTGCGGTAGGCGTATTTCAGGACCATGCGCTCCTGCACGTCGGCCCGCTCGCCGCCCTGCTCGACCCGCTCCAGCCGGCGCCCGAACAGCGTCCAGACGAGCGCTGCCACCCCTATGCCAATCAGCAGAGCCACCGGCAGCATCTGGGTGGCGAAGGCCGGGTCCGCGACGCTCTGGGCGATTTCCAGCGCCCGCGCTTTGGCCGCCGCGATCTGCTCGGCGCCCGCGCCCGCTGCTTCGAGTCGCCGCACATCGCCGCGCGCGTGCAGAAAGCGGAACACGCCGCCGGTGTCGCCCCGCGTGTAGAACGCGGAAAAGGCGATCAGGGCGGCGGACGCCCCAGCAATCAGCGAGAGAAGGAAGCGGGCAAGACTCATGGCAAGGAGAATAGTCCAGAGGCGGGTGCCGGAGACGGACCGGAAGCACAAAAAAACTGCCCCCACTTGGGAGGCAGTTCCTGGCCAGCTTTTACGGGTTCCGTCTGCTCCGTTGACCAACTGGAACAGCGCCAGTTGACCAACTCCACGTCCGGAACCCGCTTGGCTCCTACTCGCTTCGCTCGGATT from Deinococcus radiodurans R1 = ATCC 13939 = DSM 20539 includes these protein-coding regions:
- a CDS encoding S66 family peptidase produces the protein MVSVIGGDDSIRLLPLLDADLIRAHPKAFVGYSDSTVTLMQFLKAGVMAYHGPAVLTDLAENGGIHPFTRRGLEQAFGTEPYDLSPAPEWTEAGQDWEDVAAQEIRREFQPGDGWTWLQGDAPGEGHLLGGCVEILDMLSGTPGELPPELWHGAVMALETSEDVPSPAQVGYWLRNWAAKGVLQRLSGLLLARPRDYTPEMTAQLYVWVRRVLKEAGREDLPVVANVDFGHTSPQLTLPLGAQVRLDPVAGRVTVWP